The genomic stretch AATAACTTCGTCACCAAACCAAACTATATTACCTTCTCCTAATCGTTTAATTGCAATAGGTGACTTACATGGTGATTTCCAAAAAACCAAACAAGCCTTTAAACTTGCTGGCTTAATTGATGACCATGGCAAGTGGTGTGGTGGGTCCACTACAGTTGTTCAAATAGGTGATGTACTTGACCGTGGTGGCCAAGAATTAAAGAttctttattttcttgaaaaactgAAAAGGGAAGCTGCTAAGGTAAATGGTAATTTAATTACTATGAATGGTAATCATGAGATTATGAATGTTGATGGTGATTTTAGGTATGTTACTAAAGAGGGTCTTCAAGAATTTCAAGGTTGGGCTTTTTGGTATTGCGTAGGCAATGATATGAAAGAATTATGTGATGGTTTTGATAAAGAGTGTGTTAAAGATCCATTTTTGGGGATACCCTTTGAGTTTCATGGTGTAAATCAGGAGCTCTTTGATGGTATTAGAACAAGAATTGCAGCATTAAGGCCAAATGGGCCGATTTCGGAGAGGTTTTTGGGAAAGAATCAaacagttgttgttgttggtgatTCTGTGTTTGTTCATGGTGGACTTTTGACTAAACATGTGGATTATGGATTGGAgaatgtgaatgaggaagtgagggATTGGATTTGTGGGGTGAGGGGAAGAGTTTCGAGGGATTTGGTGAGGGGGAGGAATTCCATTGTTTGGTTGAGGAAGTTTTCGCATGAGTTGGCGAAGGATTGTGATTGTTCTACTCTTGAACACGTGCTTGCTACAATTCCAGGAGCGAAAAGGATGATAATGGGACATACAATTCAAGAAAGTGGGATTAATGGAGTTTGCGATAACCAAGCTATAAGGATTGATGTAGGAATGTCAAAGGGATGTACTAATGGATTGCCTGAGGTTTTAGAGATTGATAGGGATAAAGGGTTGAGGATTTTGA from Nicotiana sylvestris chromosome 12, ASM39365v2, whole genome shotgun sequence encodes the following:
- the LOC104231673 gene encoding shewanella-like protein phosphatase 2; translated protein: MESQSNLTCQNLPTIFSSFVDTFVDFSVSGGLFLPPQPTITSSPNQTILPSPNRLIAIGDLHGDFQKTKQAFKLAGLIDDHGKWCGGSTTVVQIGDVLDRGGQELKILYFLEKLKREAAKVNGNLITMNGNHEIMNVDGDFRYVTKEGLQEFQGWAFWYCVGNDMKELCDGFDKECVKDPFLGIPFEFHGVNQELFDGIRTRIAALRPNGPISERFLGKNQTVVVVGDSVFVHGGLLTKHVDYGLENVNEEVRDWICGVRGRVSRDLVRGRNSIVWLRKFSHELAKDCDCSTLEHVLATIPGAKRMIMGHTIQESGINGVCDNQAIRIDVGMSKGCTNGLPEVLEIDRDKGLRILTSNPLYRDVKESSLDVKSRDGLGLLLPELGPKQVEVKA